The following DNA comes from Kluyveromyces lactis strain NRRL Y-1140 chromosome E complete sequence.
CTTCTGCCTGATTGGCTCATGCAACTTGTCTATCCTTATGACTTCAGCAGACCATGAAATATTGTGGGCATCTGAGCTCTTTTGCATGCGGAACAATGGGGGCTCGTCACTGATAGCCAAATCTTCAGTCTGAGCACGTAAGAGCCCTTCTTGCATTTTATCGTGTATTTCTTGTTCACTATCAAGGGCAGCTTGTGAGTCATAATCTTTTACTCTTTCAGTTAAACGGAAATCGTTTATATCGTCTTCGagatcttcttcgtcattcAATTCTATATCATGAACACCACTGTCATCTGCATTATCAGGCTCTTCATCAACTACCACTATATCAGAAGTGGGAACGATACCACCATCGTTCTCATCGACAGCAGTATCGTCAGAATCCACGGTGGTATTACCAGCTGGTATGACCCCAGGTTCCAACAGCCTTTCTTCTGGATTACGTCTATCCTGAAACATTCCTTCAATATACGGTTTGATAACATCAAAGCTTGAGAACCCGAACATCTCAACCTTATCATATCAAAGGAAGCAAAATTCACATCTTTATTCTTATGGGCACGATGTGGACTAAGCTGAGTGATTTCAAACATTCTTTCATGGCAGTTAATGATGCTCTGCACGAAATTGGCAGACCCATCTGAGGACAATACTTCTTCCTCTATCGTGACATCTTCTATGGGCTTTAGACTGCCATCAGCCATGAATACCAAAGTCCCCGCTGCAACACTCATTATATGATCAGTATGCCTTTAACCCACCTAGTGCCTTGCTATAGAACAACGATAAAGTAGGTTGAAAAAACGATACTCTAATCATTagattctgatgaagagATTTATATACCAATGAATTAGCCGCTGAAGTCACTAATAAGGGTAAACGAAAAACTATTGGAACTTAAAATGACAAAAAGATGTAGAGATGACCGTACCGTACCACAGGAAGCAAGCCTTCGACTTAGGTAAATGTGGCTTGCCATTCTTGCACCAGAACTGCAAAACCGGTTTTACCGTTGCAGACCAGAACAGGGGGATTTGTCATTCAAACGTCCGCAAGCATTACCAACTATGAatatatcatcaacatAACCTTCAATAAAAACAGTTCTATCATCACAGAGAATATCAGAGCAACTGGAGACCTAGCTACAATATCAAATAATGGAACCTATGTCACGGATAGTGTCACTCCGATAAGTTCAGATGTTAAGCAAGCTTAATTCTAAGCAGAGAAGATCTGCGTCTCCAAGCACACagatgaaagaaagattatATGCAGCTCATGAATCCACCAACCAGTTTACTGTTGACGCTGGTCTTAAGGTTTGGGTTGATAAAGCTGAAAGCGTCAGAAACACAGACAATGTTGTACGACCAACATTAGCATTAGCACACGCTCCAgttattgaacaattccTGATCACTCTAACctcattttttttcgaCCACAATTCACCACTAGACGTACCATTGGCCAACAACAAATTCAACCAGTCGGTATCCGAATGAGGCCAGAAGTAGAGTTTAATCCTCGAATCTAGTTAATTGTTTAATATTCCCCCTACTCATGAGAAAATATCATGTCTGAAAGTATTTAGTAATCGTCCGCACTACATAATAGGTTGGCAGAGTTACCAGGGTAGCTGAACTGGTTGCCACTCATAACCTATACAGGACGCTATACTTAGTGTGAAAGATGCCTAATTGACAACTCGTATTATTTTCCTTTCCTTCATttccaattttcttcagaCAAAGGTTATGAGAAATAGTCTGAAACCTAAAAAGCTCATCGATTGATTCTTTGacataaaaaaaacagaataCAGGGAAATAACTTAACAACAGCACAACTCCTTGGGCGTTCGGACTGCGAGCTTCGATACAATAGGAAAATGCTTCCCCCTCGACAACCAGGATGTTCTACCCTAGCACCACCGTCAGGGTCGGACGGCCCAAAGGGCAGTGGACGATCTAAAGTTGCATTAAAGCCAGGCCATGGTCCATTAGATTGGCAACAGTTACAACAAGATAAAGGGATGAAAGGTGAGTTAGTATACGGAGTAGGGTCTCCTATTCCACCTTTCAGGATACAACCACCGTTACGTGTAAATAAAGAAGCGTTGAAGGCAAATAAAGATAACTTTTGGTGTGTTATCAATAGGAAAGTGTACTGCATCAAAGCATATTTATCATACCATCCTGGTGGCGAAGTGATATTGAAACAGTGCGCGGGTAAAGACGTAACgtctttgttcaacaaataCCATCGATGGGTCAACTACGAACGGCTATTGGAGACGTGTTTTATCGGAATGTACGTTGGATCTGCGGAAATATAACGGAGAAGTCGTATATGCCTTCATTACTTAGCGTAACTAAAGATGCATAGAGTTTTAAGTGTTAATGATGGAGtcaaaatcttgaaataaagaaagggaaatatatacatacatgcatacatatatatatatatatactttaAACAACAGGCGTTACTCAAAAAGCAAGTCCTAGACACAGAAAGTTCAGTattttcacttcttttCATCCCAAGGGACGTTTCTAAATGTACAATagttaagaaaaaaaattaccaATAAACATTGGAATGTGGTTGTCGTTTTGATGGAGAtagtaaaaaaaaaaaagagggTATGGTGAGGTGAAATTGGATAGTGGTAAGAGGTGAGATTCAAAATTAGACGCATAGGTAAGGTGCAACTCTCAGTTTAGGAACTGTCTTCAAAAGtcttttgatattttatttcatttttgattattctggtggaatattttcttcctctttatGATAACGATGGTAACAATACAATACAATACAATACAACAAAGGTATATTCCGTGTGTAAATTAGGGAGAGGGCAGACAGGGTTTTAAgttggaaaaaaataaaaacgCAAACAAAAAGACGGTAGACGGAATCATTCTGCAGCAGCTTCAGCTTCATGTTCCGCATAAGATTCTTCCCATTCCTTTAATTTTAACTTGTAGGAATCTGTGTATTTTTGTTTGGAAGGGCCGTCCAATTCTCTCCATTTTTCACCAATCAGTTTGGTGATTTCGATCAAAGTCTTATCTGGTTGTTCTTCCACGAGTAATGGTCGTATATCCTTTGTGAATTGTAAGAAGGGACCGGAAGGTCTCTTTGGAGGCAAAGTCTCCTCGTATTTCTTTCTAGCGATTCTATATTTCTCCCAGTTGGTCTTAAATTGATCGAAGAAaggtttcttttcctcGTCGGTCATAGATTTCCATTTGGCACTCGATAATTTTGATAGTTCTGGCACTTTTGCATCAGGGTATTGCTTTAAAAGTTCTGGACGAATCGAGATggagaacaagaaataaGCGGACGAAGGTCTCTTGGGaccttgtttcttcaattctttacGTTTTGCGATACGTGTTTGAGTAATGGAAAGTTTCTTGACAGGAGGTTGGGCAGTTTTCCCGGATCCATTGGTGGAAGGAGATGCCGACCCAGCGGATCTTTTCCCAGATTTGGGTCCTGGTTGATTACCACCGCGTCTTTGAGCACCAGCACCACCTGGAACGCCAGCCGCGTTAACAGCACCGCTACCACTACCGCCGCTTTGACCACCCAAAAACTGGAACTGGCTTGGTATTTGGACCTGAGAATCCATTATCTGTTGCTGTGCGTAGTACCTAGGGGAAATCTGACCAGCAGCCTGACCATAATGCTGTTGCATGGAAGCATGGGCCTGGGCTTGTGCTTGAGCCTGGGCTTGAGCTTGAGCCTGGGCTTGAGCTTGAGCCTGGGCTTGAGCTTGAGCCTGTGCTTGTGCCTGCGCCTGAGCCTGAGCCTGCGCCGCTTGTACCTGCGcttgctgctgctgctgagACCCCGGTTGATTCTGCTGTCTTTGATTAAACTGCGCCAAGATCTGGTTCAACATCGCGTCAGAAACCTGATGGCCTGGCATGGGCATTTGCATCTGCATCTGCAGCGGTAAAGACGACACGCCCTGTTCAGACGAATTCGCGACACCACCCATCGAATTCTGAGGAGCAAAGTAGTTATGGAATTGGTACTGCGAATAACCGGCGCCATTACCACCGGCCATCGGATGGCCTGCGCCAGCTTGAGAAGATTGAACGCCAGATTGCGCAGGGACTGAATTCGAGTTGCCTGAATTCACCTGGCCAGCTGAATGCTGGCCACTCAACATATGGTAAGATTGTGGTGATTGCACTTGCATGGAAACGGGCACGCCGTGTCCTTGCTGCGCGTGTTCTTGTTCGCCAGAATACATCAAATCCTGATGTTCGCTATGTCCTTGGTTATTGAGATTCATAGTCGCGGTAAGATAATCACGGTATAAACTTCAGTATGGTATCTTAATTCCTGAAATAATCAATTAACAGTCAAAAGTAAAATCAAATAACAAACGTCAATAACGTATCAGCACCTGCACCGTTGATTTTCAATGTTTATGTCTGTTGTCTGCTCTTTATTGTTTATTGTTTATTTGTTCTCAGCGAAGTTCTGctaattttcttttcaacctGGAAATAAACCGAGAAACGAAAAATTCTGTGAAAAAATGGGAGGGGCCCGTTTTCCCCTAGAAGGGGTCGTAGAGGGGAAGAAGAAGGGGGCACATTACGGAGGGTAACGGGCTGTTTCTCAGCTCGTTACTATCTCCTTAGTATATCCTATTGCTCTGACTGGTGGATTGGATCCGATCCAGTCGCTTTCTGTCCTGTATTATAGTATGGTTTCGCGTGTCTGATCCTGTCGTTTTAGAAGATCGTGTACTGTACTTACTCTACTCACCTTCCTCACAAAACAACGTGAAGTCGTGatctctcttctttctataTATGTTTCTCTGATGTAGCAGCTCTGCTCTTTGTACTGGGAAGCTTTTCTCTCTGTGCCGTTCCTTGGGcaggaaaaggaaaaaaaaattactCACTGGGAGAGTGCTAGACGGACCGAGGTTGAGGTTGCTAGACAGATGTCTGTCTGACAAGCTGTCTGGCCCGTCTGTTCCATCCATTCTGAGTTCCTTAAGACAGGGCCTTCGGCCCTGTCTTTAGACGGTTCTTAGCCAGGGGGAGTCTGGCAGCCTCATGTGATAATTACACAAATCTATGTACAAATGGTTTCCTAAACGACTGGAAGAAGGATCAGAAAGCATTGCATGTTGTACTCTTCTAGAAACCCATTCCCGTCTTCACTGTAGTGTTTTGAACGAATCGTACCAAACAGGAACACTATCCTTTTAACCAGTATTTCTCCCTCCCTGGGCTTAATTCTCGGCAGTAGCTACTGAACTAGGTTCACCTGATTTAGTTCTGCCATATAAGATGTTAATCACGTGTGCCATGGTAAGAGGTGGAGAGGACTCGACCAGGATAATTACACGACGTAGCTCTGTGGAAGGCATCTAACATGTATTAAAGAGAAGCACTTATCCCATACTTATATATCTATGTACTCATCATATATCATCTCATATATCATCCTCGTCACTCGATGATAAACCTTGATGTGTCGACCCCAAGAATTGAGCAAACGCCTGTGATAGTTGCGGCAACGCAGAGGTGTCTGGAGCCTGTTTTGATATGAAATTAGTAATCCTCGTTGCAAATCCGAGCCCGTCATagtcatcgtcatcatcatcgtccTGTTTGTTTTCGGCTGACCCTCCAGTACGGGGATTACCTCGCCTCGTTTCCACCATTCCTCGCAAATAATCATCCATTTGCCTTAAACGGTCTTGATCTAATGACCAGTTCGAATTCAAGTTCACAGTCTCCCTCTGGAAATTTGAATGAAGCAATTCATCACGCAGTTGTTGTAATTCTTGGTTATTCTGTTGTTGGAATGCTGACAATGAGGACGTTAATGTTGGTCTACGATCCGTATGGGCATTGCTGCCTGAACGACTGTGGGTACGAGAAGCAGGTGTGGTATCATTGCTGGAACTGGTTCTTCCAATAATATCGGCCTCCTCTGGTTTGATCAATTCCAACTGTCTGGTATTGTAACTCCCACATTGCTGGCAACATAACCCTAAGATATGGTAATCCACCATAGACTTTTTGCGACAGTCGTTACATTGTACCTTACATTTCCAAAAACAATACGGCTCAGGTAACCTGTAATCTTGAATCTCTTGGTGTAATATCCTAAACTCTCTTTCCATGTTAATCACAGAGACATTACAGTTGGGACACTTATATGAATGTTTGATATATTCATCAAAACAATGCTGATGGATGGCATGGCCACAGGGGTCCATATAAACCACAGCCATCGTACTGGTGAACATATACTCGCGACAGATTGGACAATTCGACCTTGTAGAGTTCTCTATACATTTATGGTTCCCCAATAACTCAATGGAAAGACATGCATCACATTGGTCacaatggaagaaatcttgTCCCAACCCAAGTCCAAGTCGACATATCCCACACTTATCACAATGGTATATATCTTTAGTCTCGTCATTATCGTAAAGTATGCATATTGGGCAATAGTATAATGCAAATTCAATGCCACAATGATCACAGTGTGTTGATGGCGCCTGATAGTGGAAACAACTCGTGCAAAGAATCCATTGCGTCGCCTCCCTTTGGAAATGATGGTCatcgatttcttcatcatgACAGAACCGGCAAGATACCCACTTGTTACATTGACTGCAGAGTAACTTACAGTTCCGCTGGTAATGCGGACACCCTCGAACCCCAGGTATTTGGTCTATATCCTTCTTATCCTCTTCAGTGGGTTCTGGCGGATCGAAATTGTATTCCGATACATGATTACCCTTAGAGACCAGCTCGTCAGATTCATGCGAATGCGAACAACCGGTATGCTCGCTTGGTACAGTGGCATGCTTCATCATTAGCGTTTGGATCATGGATGCCTTTTGTGTTTCTGACAAATCAACCAACGCTCTGATTTTTTTGATCCTCGACCTTAACGCATCCTCATCCTGATTGAATTTTACATCCCAATGCGTTAATTCCGTATATTCTTTATCCATTGGCATCACTAAATCGTTCGTGTACATCGTCGGATGCATCACCGAATGAACCTTAGTCACAACAGTAGGATCGGTATGCTCCGGACCCTTTATCTCCTCATTGGCAATACCGATACCAGCACTAGCCTTATCCTTTGAATCAGTACCTGATTCATCCCTTGTACCTTTTTTGCCATCGTCATGCGGAGAAGAACTTCCCCGTTCTGCATACGAAGGTAGGTTCAGTAACATAGTATCCCACCTCGCCTTGAGTGTCTGTAAACGATCCAGCGCCCCGCTAAAAGTAGCACCCCCCTGCAAGTCTGACATAAAACTATCCCATTGAAACTTCAACGAAAGCCGCGAAAGATCAGGGAATCCTCTGCCCAACGTCTCCCAATCGCTATCTTCATCACCGCTGGAAAGACTCATTTATAATCTTCTGTGCACCAATAGGAAACCTTGATAACTACAATGTCAGAAAAATCTCTTATTCCAGTCTTGCTGCATGTAAAGCAATAAGATATGGTGTGTATTCTAAGGCCTTTTACCTATATCTCCTCTGATCAACTGTGAAACGGATTCTTCGAACCTTATTGTAAGTCGAGAAAGTGGTGATTCTCATCTACACacattttttcatgttaaagtaaaagaaagaaaaaattaataaagGCTTTGGTAGAATTTAATGTATATCTGACAACAAAAGAGGTTTGAATGCCAAGTTCTGGATGGTTCATTGATTGATATCTTCAAGTTGTTATACTaattgaaagagttttttcatatatttgACTGCTGTTGTACTACCCACTTGGTGAAAAGGATTACTCAGCGCAATTTTTGTGAATATCTTTACTGATATTATAATACACAGAGTACGTGAAAGAAAGGGGAGGTACATTTAAATTCCAATTGTTATACAAACAACAATAGCAAACGACATTTGTTCATACTAATTGGAGAAAAATGGTGTCCGTGGGTTTTTTGAAATCGATGTTTAACGTTTCAGGCATGGTAGCCGATTTGAAGTCTTCAAACTTCAGTATTTACGGTCAATGGATTTCATACTTGAATATAATTTTCTGTCTTGCGTTTGGTATTGCCAATATCTTCCATTTCAGTGCAGTCATTGTATTTTCTATCATTGCAATTGTTCAAGGTTTGATAATATTGTTCATTGAAGTACCATTTTTATTGAAGATTTGTCCGTTAAGCGATAACTTCATTGGGTTTGTCAGTAAATTCGACACCAATTTAAGACGTGCCTTGTTCTATTTGGTTATGTGTGCTATTCAATGGTGTTCTATTATCGTTCAAAGTACTAGTTTAATCGTTGTGGCGGTCGGTCTCAGTATTACAGCTACAGTGTACGCACTTGGTGCTGCTGCTGGTcaagaattcaagaataGTGCTATTCTAAGTGACCGGGGTAGAGTTGCTGCATCAGTGACAAACGAAGCGGTTGTTAGAGACATGCTTTGAACTAGTATGAGGAGAGGTTATATACCattttatttcttattATGTATGATTTTTGTCAGTATAAAAATGTAACAGACCCTGTCTGTGTTTCTTCGAATGGAGATTACTAAATAATTGTTACATGATACTACCAACGCGGTGTTAGCTACACTTGCTATCTACTATATAATTCAAACATCTTTTCACCTGGTCCTTGGGCAAAGCGTTTGAATCCAACATGTCTCTGATGGTTGTTGAGGGTTCATTGTTGATTAGACAAATTGTCTCACCAGTGCTTGTGGTTACCAAGTTGGCAGTATTACCAGACCCGTTGTTTACATTCATCAGTATACCAAACAACGTGAATTCGTGTAGGAGATACTGTGTGTGCTTCAGTTTTAAATGTTGAAGCAAGTTGTCCTTACGTTTATGTGTGGATGAACACCATGGGCAATGAAACTTTTTCACGTTTGAATGAGACAGAAGATGTCTCTTTAACCAAGATTTTCGTCTGAATTGTTTCTCACATAGATGACACTGGTACGAGTGATGCGATTCGTGTGGTACGCCATCATGAGTCAactgttgctgttgttgatcaTGATCTTGGTCACGCCCGTTATTAGGATTGGAAAGAAGCTGTTGCTCATGGGTATTGTGTTCTTTGAAGGTTGAGAAGGAATCTTCACCAGTTCGAATGTTTAAAGGCTGCAGGGCCGTTGAAGGCTGTATATTGTGAGAAAGGTTTTGGGTTTGAGCTTGAAGTTTGACTTGCAGCATTTGTAACTGCTGCAAGTTATGCAATTGTTTATAATGTTGCATTCTATCGATTGAATGCACGGGGACGGCAGGGTGATAGGCCTGCTGCaaattgttattattactgTACTGATAGTTCGTGGTATTAGCAGATGTAGAATTAGAGGAGAAAATGCGATTAGTCTGGTTACTTTGAGATAAAGGGAACGTAGGTTGTTGGTGCTGGTACATGTTCTGGTACTGATGCTGTTGCAATTGAGAAGTAGAGTTGATGTTACCGTTATTTGATTGCAGTGACAACAATTGGTTCGAATCATGGCCAGCTGAGTTGAGACTTGAGTTCGAACTCGTGTTGAATCCACCACTACCACCAATGGAGCTGTTATGCGTAAATGCAGATGCCTGCGACTGCGGGAGCTGCTGAGAGTGTTGACTAGAAGCACCATTATTAGTGTAATACACAGGGTGCATCATCACAGGTGTAGTACTACGTTGCATCATCTGATGCTGTggttgctgctgttgctgttgctgctgctgctgcacctgctgctgctgctgctgctgctgctgatATTGTGACATCTGAAACAACTGCTGTTTTTGCAACAACTCCTGTTCGTGCTTCACCATAACGTTTCCAAACCCCAGCCCTGAATTCGGACCTATATCAGCATCCGTATTAGTATTTATATTCATGACTCtatcaatttcaccaaattAAATATAATGATTATCCCAATGATGAACCGTTATTTTAAAGGGAACCCCACAATCGATCGATCtaaaagagaaaataaAGTTCTCAACGACCAGAGATCCTCTAACCAAGagatttcaatgaaaacGAAGCGCG
Coding sequences within:
- a CDS encoding uncharacterized protein (conserved hypothetical protein) translates to MFGFSSFDVIKPYIEGMFQDRRNPEERLLEPGVIPAGNTTVDSDDTAVDENDGGIVPTSDIVVVDEEPDNADDSGVHDIELNDEEDLEDDINDFRLTERVKDYDSQAALDSEQEIHDKMQEGLLRAQTEDLAISDEPPLFRMQKSSDAHNISWSAEVIRIDKLHEPIRQKTRIQLSAVNKQTSFMRTQLESLFNKPISDRELGALAWLLGFWLGDGYRRCSMFALNKEDHDVN
- the IRC21 gene encoding Irc21p (similar to uniprot|Q59TA9 Candida albicans CaO19 Potential heme/steroid binding protein and some similarites with YMR073C uniprot|Q04772 Saccharomyces cerevisiae YMR073C Hypothetical ORF), with protein sequence MLPPRQPGCSTLAPPSGSDGPKGSGRSKVALKPGHGPLDWQQLQQDKGMKGELVYGVGSPIPPFRIQPPLRVNKEALKANKDNFWCVINRKVYCIKAYLSYHPGGEVILKQCAGKDVTSLFNKYHRWVNYERLLETCFIGMYVGSAEI
- a CDS encoding DNA-binding transcription repressor IXR1 (some similarities with uniprot|P33417 Saccharomyces cerevisiae YKL032C IXR1 Protein that binds DNA containing intrastrand cross-links formed by cisplatin contains two HMG (high mobility group box) domains which confer the ability to bend cisplatin-modified DNA mediates aerobic transcriptional repression of COX5b), with translation MNLNNQGHSEHQDLMYSGEQEHAQQGHGVPVSMQVQSPQSYHMLSGQHSAGQVNSGNSNSVPAQSGVQSSQAGAGHPMAGGNGAGYSQYQFHNYFAPQNSMGGVANSSEQGVSSLPLQMQMQMPMPGHQVSDAMLNQILAQFNQRQQNQPGSQQQQQAQVQAAQAQAQAQAQAQAQAQAQAQAQAQAQAQAQAQAQAQAHASMQQHYGQAAGQISPRYYAQQQIMDSQVQIPSQFQFLGGQSGGSGSGAVNAAGVPGGAGAQRRGGNQPGPKSGKRSAGSASPSTNGSGKTAQPPVKKLSITQTRIAKRKELKKQGPKRPSSAYFLFSISIRPELLKQYPDAKVPELSKLSSAKWKSMTDEEKKPFFDQFKTNWEKYRIARKKYEETLPPKRPSGPFLQFTKDIRPLLVEEQPDKTLIEITKLIGEKWRELDGPSKQKYTDSYKLKLKEWEESYAEHEAEAAAE
- a CDS encoding RING finger and CHY zinc finger domain-containing protein (conserved hypothetical protein), producing MSLSSGDEDSDWETLGRGFPDLSRLSLKFQWDSFMSDLQGGATFSGALDRLQTLKARWDTMLLNLPSYAERGSSSPHDDGKKGTRDESGTDSKDKASAGIGIANEEIKGPEHTDPTVVTKVHSVMHPTMYTNDLVMPMDKEYTELTHWDVKFNQDEDALRSRIKKIRALVDLSETQKASMIQTLMMKHATVPSEHTGCSHSHESDELVSKGNHVSEYNFDPPEPTEEDKKDIDQIPGVRGCPHYQRNCKLLCSQCNKWVSCRFCHDEEIDDHHFQREATQWILCTSCFHYQAPSTHCDHCGIEFALYYCPICILYDNDETKDIYHCDKCGICRLGLGLGQDFFHCDQCDACLSIELLGNHKCIENSTRSNCPICREYMFTSTMAVVYMDPCGHAIHQHCFDEYIKHSYKCPNCNVSVINMEREFRILHQEIQDYRLPEPYCFWKCKVQCNDCRKKSMVDYHILGLCCQQCGSYNTRQLELIKPEEADIIGRTSSSNDTTPASRTHSRSGSNAHTDRRPTLTSSLSAFQQQNNQELQQLRDELLHSNFQRETVNLNSNWSLDQDRLRQMDDYLRGMVETRRGNPRTGGSAENKQDDDDDDDYDGLGFATRITNFISKQAPDTSALPQLSQAFAQFLGSTHQGLSSSDEDDI
- the TVP18 gene encoding Tvp18p (similar to uniprot|Q04767 Saccharomyces cerevisiae YMR071C TVP18 Tlg2-Vesicle Protein of 18 kDa Integral membrane vesicle protein); this translates as MVSVGFLKSMFNVSGMVADLKSSNFSIYGQWISYLNIIFCLAFGIANIFHFSAVIVFSIIAIVQGLIILFIEVPFLLKICPLSDNFIGFVSKFDTNLRRALFYLVMCAIQWCSIIVQSTSLIVVAVGLSITATVYALGAAAGQEFKNSAILSDRGRVAASVTNEAVVRDML
- the MOT3 gene encoding Mot3p (some similarities with uniprot|P54785 Saccharomyces cerevisiae YMR070W MOT3 Nuclear transcription factor with two Cys2-His2 zinc fingers involved in repression of a subset of hypoxic genes by Rox1p repression of several DAN/TIR genes during aerobic growth and repression of ergosterol biosynthetic genes) — encoded protein: MNINTNTDADIGPNSGLGFGNVMVKHEQELLQKQQLFQMSQYQQQQQQQQQVQQQQQQQQQQPQHQMMQRSTTPVMMHPVYYTNNGASSQHSQQLPQSQASAFTHNSSIGGSGGFNTSSNSSLNSAGHDSNQLLSLQSNNGNINSTSQLQQHQYQNMYQHQQPTFPLSQSNQTNRIFSSNSTSANTTNYQYSNNNNLQQAYHPAVPVHSIDRMQHYKQLHNLQQLQMLQVKLQAQTQNLSHNIQPSTALQPLNIRTGEDSFSTFKEHNTHEQQLLSNPNNGRDQDHDQQQQQLTHDGVPHESHHSYQCHLCEKQFRRKSWLKRHLLSHSNVKKFHCPWCSSTHKRKDNLLQHLKLKHTQYLLHEFTLFGILMNVNNGSGNTANLVTTSTGETICLINNEPSTTIRDMLDSNALPKDQVKRCLNYIVDSKCS